The genomic stretch AACGGTAGAATATTAGTAGAAAAATTAATTGCAAAACTTTCTTTAATAGCAAAGGAGATTAGCTATGCTAAGAATTAAAGAGGCAGTTGTTGTAGAAGGTAAGTATGACAAAATAAAGCTAAAAGGCATTATTGATGCACCTATTATTGAAACAAACGGTTTTAGAGTTTTCAAGGATAAAGAAAAGCAAAATTTAATTAGGCAACTGGCAAATAAAAGAGGACTGCTGATAATTACAGACAGTGACTCAGCAGGTTTTGTAATTAGAAATTTCTTAAAGGGTATTGTAAAGGACAGTACAATTAAACAGTGCTATATTCCTCAGCTAAAGGGTAAGGAAAAGAGAAAAGAAAAACCATCAAAAGAGGGTTACCTAGGTGTTGAGGGTATTAGTGATGAAGAAATTATAAATGCAATCAAAAGGTCAAATGCCACTATTGAAGGGGAAAATGTTAAGCAAACCGAAGAAATTACAAAAAATGATTTCTTTGAACTTGGCTTAACAGGTAGAGATAATTCAAAGGTAAATAGGGAAAAGGTGCTAAAGTATCTTGACCTACCTACATACCTAACAACTAATGCAATGATTTCAGCTTTAAATGTGCTGGTTACAAAAGATGAGATAAAAGAAATTCTAGAGAAAAATTAATATGATAAATAAAATCACCACTTTAACTAATACTAAAAGTGGTGATTTTTTATGAGTATAAAATGGGATATGGTGGTGTTTCTGATTGGTGGAGTTACCTATGCAATGATTGAAATTATGTGGAGAGGTAACACCCATTGGACAA from Ruminococcus bovis encodes the following:
- a CDS encoding toprim domain-containing protein, with amino-acid sequence MLRIKEAVVVEGKYDKIKLKGIIDAPIIETNGFRVFKDKEKQNLIRQLANKRGLLIITDSDSAGFVIRNFLKGIVKDSTIKQCYIPQLKGKEKRKEKPSKEGYLGVEGISDEEIINAIKRSNATIEGENVKQTEEITKNDFFELGLTGRDNSKVNREKVLKYLDLPTYLTTNAMISALNVLVTKDEIKEILEKN